From the genome of Epinephelus moara isolate mb chromosome 10, YSFRI_EMoa_1.0, whole genome shotgun sequence, one region includes:
- the polr2eb gene encoding DNA-directed RNA polymerases I, II, and III subunit RPABC1, which produces MDDEEETYRLWKIRKTIMQLCHDRGYLVTQDELDQTLDEFKSQFGDKPSEGRPRRTDLTVLVAHNDDPTDQMFVFFPEEPKVGIKTIKMYCQRMQEENITRAIIVVQMGMTPSAKQSLVDMAPKYILEQFLQQELLINITEHELVPEHIVMTKEEVTELLARYKLKESQLPRIQAGDPVARYFGLKRGQVVKIIRPSETAGRYITYRLVQ; this is translated from the exons ATGGATGACGAAGAGGAAACATACAGACTATGGAAGATTCGTAAAACCATCATGCAG CTGTGCCATGATAGAGGCTACCTGGTGACACAGGACGAGTTGGACCAGACACTGGACGAATTCAAGAGTCAGTTTGGAGACAAGCCCAGCGAGGGTCGCCCCAGACGCACAGACCTCACTGTGCTGGTGGCACACAACGATGACCCGACCGaccagatgtttgttttctttcctg AGGAGCCCAAGGTGGGAATCAAGACGATTAAGATGTACTGTCAGAGGATGCAGGAGGAGAACATCACACGAGCCATCATTGTTGTTCAGATGGGCATGACACCGTCGGCCAAACAG TCTCTCGTCGACATGGCACCCAAATACATATTGGAACAGTTTCTACAACAGGAGCTGCTTATTAACATCACAGAGCACGAG CTTGTTCCAGAGCACATTGTCATGACAAAAGAGGAAGTGACTGAACTTCTGGCAAGATA TAAATTGAAGGAAAGTCAGCTGCCTAGGATCCAGGCCGGGGACCCTGTGGCTCGCTACTTTGGCTTGAAAAGAGGACAG GTGGTAAAGATCATCAGACCCAGTGAAACAGCCGGGAGGTACATCACATACAGACTGGTGCAgtga